The Triticum aestivum cultivar Chinese Spring chromosome 6D, IWGSC CS RefSeq v2.1, whole genome shotgun sequence genomic sequence TTACAATGTCCCCATAGCCGTTGTCGTATTTGATTCTGTCACGCTGGAGAGGCATATCCTTGCAATCCCAAAGTCAGAAATTTTTGGGTTCATTTCATGATCTAATAGGATGTTGCTTGGTTTCATGTCTCTGTGGACTATGCATTCATGCGCATAGTCATGCAGATAGAGAAGGCCTTCTGATATCCCTTCGATTATGCCGCGACGTACGGGCCAACTCTTCTTTGCTCTTACCCCTATTTAATTCCAATATGCAAATGTGAATATCAAGATACAAATTTATTTTTTTCACTATATTAAATAAATAGAAATTATTTCTGCCTTTTCTCATTTTATGGGGGGCAGTGGGGTGGgcattatatttttcattttgtCGGGAAAGTGGACGTACCAAAAATGAACTCTTCCAAGCTACCGTTTGGCATATATTCATACACAAGTATCCTCTCTTTGCTTTTGATGCAGCATCCAAGAAGCCTAACCAGATTCTTATGTTGTAGGCTGGCTATGAGTTTGATTTCATTCATGAACTCGCGGAACCCCTGCACCGAATTTGGAGAAAGCCGTTTGACTGCTATGTCCTGATCGTGACACAACTGGCCCTGATGAAGTGTACATGAACTTTTATATGGCAGAGCAAATGGATAAATGATACTAGCTTGAGTATATAGCATTTTATGTATTATTTATGCAAACATTCTGCATTAAGACAATTAATATGTTTGTTCACAATTCTATGTTGGGTGCATTTTGTAAGGAATAATGATCTTTCATGTATATATGTGATTGATGCATCATTGGGATAAAACAAAGTTTTCTTGAATTTAGGTAAAAGAAGCCGCATTATGAATTTTGTGTATGTTtgatttgatgaatatttttgaaaaataaaaagaatTGAAATATTGTGTTTCAAAATAAAAAAAGTGTTATTTTTCTCGGTAAGTCTAATATTTATGAATGCGAAAATTGAAGCCACGTGTTCTTTTGATTCAAGAGAACGCAATTACCTTGTAAACAATGCCAAATCCACCTTCTCCGAGTTTATTTTTATCCGAGAAGTTATTAGTAGCACTTCTTATTTTCGAAAATCTGAACAACGAAAACCTTGAGTCGCTTTCATTTACAATTTCCTTTTTCAGGATGACTAATTCCCTCTGCAATAACGATTCTGCACAAGGAATAGGTAGGTAAATATCATATTCATGCGGAAATAAAATTGATGAATAATTCGATATGTGCAAATAAAAtaacattattattattatgtgaTACAGAATTCCTGGTGTTTGGAGGGTTTCTTAGAAAATAAACTTTTTTTGCTCCAGCATAGGTtcatatttgtaaagtgcacatgCTTAACTAGGAACCTTGTTATTGAAAAACAGCATCAGTGCTTAAGAAAAAATTGGTTTATTTTTAGAAACGCCTCTCTAAGAACATTGCATTTAAGATGGACTATTATACTCAAACCGCAATAGAGAAGAAAATACAGAAATGTGCATGAAATTCTCGCAAAGAAGCAAAATAGCTAGTTATACACCATATTACAACACCctgggtcgcgctattcgtcatcctgggtgaggaatagttattcttcacccctcaCTTATTACATCACTACACCATACTTTTACATCCCGTAAATTTTGTCCTAACGTTGGAAGTGAAACGAGAAAGTAAGAAAATGTATGTTGGTCGAAAAATATATTTTATGTGACATAAAATTATGAATGTAAAATATAGAAGAAAATGTACATATAAATATGAATTTTGTGTTTTATGACTCATATCTTACTTTTCTTATTCCAATTTTTGTTGTATGTATGCATGTATCTGTACATAGCGATACCTAAGCAGATCACATCTGTTAGATCTCCATAATTATACCTAATAAGATCATAGCACGTACATTttcttatttaaaaaaaatcacagcCGATGGATCATCATAGTTGCACTTACACAAATCTCAGACAGAAAAAATTAAGCGCACATGTTAAGAATTAGGTGAACTATAAACGACAAGTACATTTTATGCACACAAAAAAGTATATTTTACGCCTGTTTTGAACATGTTGGTTCTAACCACATACTCCAATGCTAATCTAAAACGACGGATAGATACGTGAGTGGAATCCAACGAAAAACTAGTCAATGGAAAAATCTCCTCTTACTTTTTTTTGCTTACTATTATACGCTATGTATGTAGACACTTCGTACTATCAGCATAGAGAATTCCACAAGAGCAATACAAAAAGAAAATGGCTGAGAGTGATTACGCACCAACACGAGTATCAACAGAGTACATAAATGAGAGTTGATTACTGGCAAAAGCATGAGGCGTGCTGatcatttattttttatttataaaaGATGGATTCAATTATATGTTCAAGCATGGACCAATAACCATGCGAGGAGGCCGTATAGTAATAAAGCCGACTAATTCTATATAGTCAGCACAAAATGATAAATGAACGTAGAGTTATATAGCATACAATAACTGTTCTAGAGGGCACATAGATTGTGGGTTAGTTCGGTTGCTGTCCTCACAGCTCTAACACTTGACTGAATAAATAAAAGTTTCAcaattattatttattatttcttGGAAACATAATCAAATATTTATATGTAAAATAAAGTCAAAGATACACATTTAGAAATGTTTCAATGTCTAAATACCACGAGTTAGATGTTTCTTATTAATTAAAAATTAGCCATTTTGATTTCCCATTCGGGGTTGGTTTAATTTATACTGCATAATATATACAATATGTAAATGCCGTGAATTATGCAACGAAAAGGGTAAAGAGGAGTACAAAATATGTCTACATGAGACAAAAATAAATACTTAACAACTTCCAATACACCAAGGATGATGCCCTCGCAATTATTATAAGGAGCACCATGCtaatgacgatgatgatgacttGGCCAAAACTCTTACCTCTGACTTTCTTCACGATGTATGGCCTTAGCAGCAAGCCGAGGATGAGCAAAACTAGGAGAGGAGCTCCAACTATGACAATCATAAACACAGCGCTCTTCCCATCTTGGATATACAAAATACGGAAAATCACTTTAAATTCTAAGTACCACTATTGCGTTTTACTTGAAATATACTGTCACGGGAACTGTAAACAGCAAAGCAGTGCTTACTTTTAGGCATGTCGATCTTgatagtgtcccttgtctcctcgAAGAATAAGTCCTTCTCATATCGCAGATTACACCGAACCCCCAAAATCCTGCCCCCGACGCGGCTTAAAGAGGCCTCTTGGTTGCTCATATTATTGCTCATAAACAGCGTCGGCAACTGCTTGATAATGCCATCAAGGCAGCTCCTGCACTGTAGCCCGGTGAGGTCCAGCCTGCACTGCACCAGCCCGTACACCGTGCTGACGCCCTGCTCGCCGAACCCGGCCTCGCCGGTCGCGTAACTAGTCGCCCTTGAGCTGGAGATGGCCAGGTCGGCCAGGTCGTTCATTAGCTTCACCACCGTCTCCATCAGCCGCGGCGCCGCCTCTGCGCCCCTGACGGAGTTCATATTGTTCGCCGACCATTCCGGCTCGTTGCTGGTGCTTGCGAAGGACCGCTCGTCGTCGGTGAACCGGAGCATGTACTGGTCGTAGTAGACGACGCCGGCCTTCCGGAAGAAGACGCGCTCGGGCACGCCCTGGAAGGCGGCTCTGAGACCGTCGGCGCAGTTGGCGCCGGTGTAGTCACCCCGGCAGAGCACGAAGCCGTACACCTTGTCAGGCGCCTCGCCGTAGCTGCCCTGTGCGAAGCCCGACGCGCCGGCGCCCGCGGCGAGGGTCGCTCCCAGAGCTCCAAGGTTGGACCCGTAGCTGCTGTTTGCCGTGTACGTGTCGGCGGTCTCGTCGGGGAGTGTCTGCAGCGGGCTCACCATGGCGGAGGCGGCGTCAACGCTCGCCGCCGGTGGCCACAAGCACAaagcgaggaagaggaggaggaggaggtacgtgggcatggtggtgactggtgactGCTGGGTGGTGAGGTACGTACGTTCGAGCGTTGGATTGGTTAATTAGCTACTCCAGCTTGGAGCCTTTGACTGGAAGCGCGCGGGAGCTTGCGAACATCACACCGTGACGACCAACCAAAACAAACGGGGTCTTCCAACCAATACCGTGACCAACTAATAGTAGAAAATTAGGCTTGACGGGATGTACTTGGCTTGTTTTCCATAGATTGTCATCAGTTTAAGGGTGGACACTGGGCACTTAGGAAATTGCCGCGAGTATTCCAGGGACCAGAGCAGAAGTTTTGTGACTGATGTTCTGTTCTTTATCGAAGAATGAACCTCCAGTTCTGACTTCTCACATGGATATGCACACTATACTGGATTGGATGTGACGACTATGTACAGTTCTTGAAGTCAATGTTCCACGAATGAATAGACCGCGCCGACTAACATTATGTATATACTCAGTTCGTCCCAAactaagtgtctcaactttagtaccaGTACAAAGTTGGGACACTTATTTTGAGATAGAGCGAGTACATCATGTATTGAATTTGGGTTACTTTTTCGTCTACCTCAAGATGGTTTCAGCTATCATAGTTTCCCTAATATTTTAATAAAAACACTTCAAATCACCTGACGGGTTGCAGCCCGGCATCCATCACCTTCCCTACATGCCACGTGTCCCTCATGGGCCCACCACCGCTTCCATTGCAATTTGTTATGAAGCGAGCGGTTGTGTGTGGATCGTGCTGGCATGGCAGCTTCCACTCCTCTGCAGCTATCCCTCTCCTCTTCCAGCCCACCTATTTTGTGGCATGTCAGCAACCCATTGTCTTCCACCACCATGACCTCGTCGTGATAACCGCCTCAAGCTGTTGTAGGCGTCTCCTCCTTGCGTCCCCTCATCTGACGCAAGCCAGAGATGGGGCAGAACAGGCGGTCGTCCGCACTGGTTGTAAAAGCTTGTCACCCCCTATCCCCTCCTCCTCTTGCCACCAACCACCGATGCTACGAGCCCCAGTGTTGCAAAGGAGGTGAGCTGCAAAGGAGCCGGTCGATACAAGTCTTGGGATTGCAACACTGTACATGTTTTGCTCAAAGGGAAAGGTGACAGGATGGAAAGGCCAAGGTTTATCGAAGGCTGCGAGGGAAGTGCTAGTTAAATCAGGACTACAATCTATCCCGACGTTCACTATGAGTTGTTTTCACCTCACAAAGAAGATATACCGGAATCTGACTTCTATCTCTTCGAAATTCTGGTGGGGTGCAATTAATGGTGAAAAGAAGGTACATTGGATTTCCTGGGAAAAGATGTATGCTTCTAAGAGAGAGGGAGGACTCGGCTTTCGTGATCATGAAGGTTTCAACCAAGCTCTGTTGGCGAAACAGACATGGCGGATCCTGACTACTCCTTCTTCATTGTGTGCTAGGGTGCTCAAGGCCAGGTACTTCAAAGATGAATCAATTCTGTCAGCTACAATCCCATCCAATTCATCATTCACGTACCGCAGCATTTTACATGGTCGAGACCTCTTGAGAGAAGGCCTTGTGTGGAGGGTGGGTGACGGCTGAAGAGTTAATATTCACCATGATAACTGGATCCCGAGACAAGGGTACCTAAGGCCACTGGGTCATCAGTGCATACATGGGATCACGAGAGTTTCTGATCTTTTGAGTCAGGATGGAACGAGTTGGGATGCACGTAAACTTGAAGCAATGTTCTCGGATTCTAATCGTGTGGATATCCAGCAAATTGCAGTTGGAGGCCCGGGAACGGAGGATTACCTAGcatggaatttcaccaaaaatgggatGTTCAGCGTCAAATCTGCTTACCATCTATGGGTGTCAAAGAGGAGAGCTAGGAGGGGCCAGCAAGAGAGCTCGAGCTCAGTTCTAACGCACAAAGGCCACATGGCCTTGTGGGAAACGAGGGCGCCACAGAAGGCCAAAATCCATATGTGGCGCCTGATTAAGAACGGACTGGCGGTTGGCGCTGAGCTTCATCGCAGAAGAATCAAACCAGGAGTTTTTTGCGTGGCATGTGGTAGAGAGGAAACCATATACCACCGTTTTTGGGCGTGTCCACACTCCGTCCACTTCTGGAAGATTCTGCGCGAGGAGAAGGGCGTATCTGTGGCACTTCCACCGGTTCCATTGGACAATCATGGTGAGTTATCTCGCTGGCTCCTTGAATGGTTCGCTAATGCTGACGGGGATGAGCGGGAGGCAATGATACAGGCCACTCATGGCCTCTGGCTCGCGAGGAACTCAGCAAGAGATGGGAAGAGGATTGACCAACCACATGAAATCATGGAGTCGGTATGCTCTCACATGGCAGAATGGAGCAGCGTGCATCAACCAAAGCCGAGGCAAGAAAGGACGGATCGGCCACAAAAATGGGAAGCACCTGAAGATGGATGGGTTAAGATCAATTCTGATGGTGCCGTTAATAAAGGAGGGAGTAAGGCtggtggtggagcggtgcttcgGGACCATAATGGGGCATTTCTGGCCGGAGTGTGCCATCATTTTCCACACATTGTGGAGCCTGAAGCAGCGGAGATTTTGGCTTGCAAAAGAGCTTTGCAGGTAGCTGAGGAGATAAATGTACAGAATGACCATTTG encodes the following:
- the LOC123142120 gene encoding cysteine-rich receptor-like protein kinase 10 isoform X2, whose protein sequence is MPTYLLLLLFLALCLWPPAASVDAASAMVSPLQTLPDETADTYTANSSYGSNLGALGATLAAGAGASGFAQGSYGEAPDKVYGFVLCRGDYTGANCADGLRAAFQGVPERVFFRKAGVVYYDQYMLRFTDDERSFASTSNEPEWSANNMNSVRGAEAAPRLMETVVKLMNDLADLAISSSRATSYATGEAGFGEQGVSTVYGLVQCRLDLTGLQCRSCLDGIIKQLPTLFMSNNMSNQEASLSRVGGRILGVRCNLRYEKDLFFEETRDTIKIDMPKNGKSAVFMIVIVGAPLLVLLILGLLLRPYIVKKVRESLLQRELVILKKEIVNESDSRFSLFRFSKIRSATNNFSDKNKLGEGGFGIVYKGFREFMNEIKLIASLQHKNLVRLLGCCIKSKERILVYEYMPNGSLEEFIFGVRAKKSWPVRRGIIEGISEGLLYLHDYAHECIVHRDMKPSNILLDHEMNPKISDFGIARICLSSVTESNTTTAMGTFGYIAPEYYSQNVYSTRSDVFSFGILVLEIISGKSAVGSYQLSGRSYELRKYAWQLWREQRCDELVDDSLGEEYPEMDVMRCIQIALLCVQDSAEDRPTMRDVTMMLSNGSKRLLLPVQPGSCSVHIDVGTEIEL
- the LOC123142120 gene encoding cysteine-rich receptor-like protein kinase 10 isoform X1: MPTYLLLLLFLALCLWPPAASVDAASAMVSPLQTLPDETADTYTANSSYGSNLGALGATLAAGAGASGFAQGSYGEAPDKVYGFVLCRGDYTGANCADGLRAAFQGVPERVFFRKAGVVYYDQYMLRFTDDERSFASTSNEPEWSANNMNSVRGAEAAPRLMETVVKLMNDLADLAISSSRATSYATGEAGFGEQGVSTVYGLVQCRLDLTGLQCRSCLDGIIKQLPTLFMSNNMSNQEASLSRVGGRILGVRCNLRYEKDLFFEETRDTIKIDMPKNGKSAVFMIVIVGAPLLVLLILGLLLRPYIVKKVRESLLQRELVILKKEIVNESDSRFSLFRFSKIRSATNNFSDKNKLGEGGFGIVYKGQLCHDQDIAVKRLSPNSVQGFREFMNEIKLIASLQHKNLVRLLGCCIKSKERILVYEYMPNGSLEEFIFGVRAKKSWPVRRGIIEGISEGLLYLHDYAHECIVHRDMKPSNILLDHEMNPKISDFGIARICLSSVTESNTTTAMGTFGYIAPEYYSQNVYSTRSDVFSFGILVLEIISGKSAVGSYQLSGRSYELRKYAWQLWREQRCDELVDDSLGEEYPEMDVMRCIQIALLCVQDSAEDRPTMRDVTMMLSNGSKRLLLPVQPGSCSVHIDVGTEIEL